A DNA window from Drosophila biarmipes strain raj3 chromosome 2R, RU_DBia_V1.1, whole genome shotgun sequence contains the following coding sequences:
- the LOC108030258 gene encoding G patch domain-containing protein 4 isoform X1 — protein sequence MAMLAEPRRRKRYNLCPRGKALYEDENRFGTKMLEKMGWTKGNGLGAKQDGEKDFVRIRFKNDAEGLGFEARDDQWTTHEEGFNGLLKLLNGEENEANGKESEPEEEARPMGFGFKAEEPEEPSKKKLKENISGMSLEERSKQSRARVHYKKFTRGKDLSQYSEKDLANIFGKKATDDIDAPAPVVVEEPKEEKIVDPNFAGVQTVSTGLSVSDYFKQKMEAMKNRLKKGGENSSTKVQDDVVVQANGHDERLEEIPTETDVEPSKKKKKKKDKERTVEPPVAEEIKETAPKLKKKKKSKRSSEDETEQTETLCVETQLQNIDESNPSKRKKKKKDKRDENSGDATEGIEEPASKKKKSNEKQESAEDSTEAITHVEESVPKKMKKSKKTEPVDSEVILGDLSKDTESENIDEKGSKKKRKSKKGEDANQTETENTIEIIEESSTKKIKKSKEEEKVETELIEQKEAPPAASDANEKPSKKKRKSNNFEDPVPELQIPELAVAVEAVVNHHKGRKHGNNVSADNESSGDKSDQSANEDLPNDLLSLDELKEQLKSFNTYKISQFCADKFQMFDLSAFKKSTLTEIVGYGISENIELEVSESKYDEKRILDLWSNKSLPEDKKPKHNIRYPWKVKRTTIRAVKKRVAFQGI from the exons atggctATGCTGGCGGAGCCACGACGCCGCAAGCGGTACAATTTGTGTCCGCGCGGCAAGGCGCTCTATGAGG ATGAGAACCGCTTCGGTACCAAAATGCTGGAAAAGATGGGCTGGACGAAGGGCAATGGCCTGGGCGCCAAGCAGGATGGCGAAAAGGACTTCGTCCGCATTCGCTTCAAGAACGACGCCGAGGGATTGGGTTTCGAGGCGAGGGATGACCAATGGACCACTCATGAGGAGGGATTCAATGGACTACTGAAATTACTTAATGGCGAAGAAAATGAGGCCAATGGCAAGGAATCGGAACCCGAAGAGGAAGCCCGACCAATGGGATTTGGCTTCAAAGCCGAGGAACCGGAGGAGCCGTCGAAGAAGAAACTGAAGGAGAACATCAGTGGGATGTCGCTGGAGGAGAGGTCGAAACAAAGCAGGGCTCGAGTTCACTACAAGAAGTTCACGCGCGGCAAGGACCTGTCCCAGTACAGCGAAAAGGATTTGGCCAACATATTTGGCAAGAAGGCAACCGACGATATCGATGCTCCAGCGCCCGTGGTGGTTGAAGAGCCCAAGGAGGAAAAGATTGTAGATCCCAATTTCGCTGGCGTGCAAACCGTAAGCACGGGCCTTTCTGTCAGCGAttattttaagcaaaaaaTGGAGGCTATGAAAAACAGGCTAAAGAAAGGGGGTGAGAACAGTTCAACAAAGGTTCAAGACGATGTTGTGGTTCAGGCAAATGGCCACGATGAGAGGCTCGAGGAGATTCCAACAGAGACAGACGTAGAGCccagcaaaaaaaagaagaaaaagaaggaCAAGGAAAGGACTGTCGAGCCACCAGTTGCAGAAGAAATTAAGGAGACCGCTCCTAAactaaagaaaaagaagaaatctAAGCGATCGTCTGAAGATGAAACTGAGCAAACAGAGACCCTCTGCGTTGAAACACAACTACAAAATATCGACGAATCGAATCCCTCAAAacgaaagaaaaagaagaaggaTAAACGGGATGAAAATTCAGGGGATGCGACAGAAGGAATTGAAGAGCCTGCCTCAAAAAAGAAGAAGTCTAATGAAAAACAAGAATCTGCAGAAGATTCGACAGAAGCCATAACACACGTAGAAGAATCTGTCccaaaaaagatgaaaaagtCCAAGAAGACCGAGCCGGTGGATTCTGAAGTAATTTTGGGCGACTTGTCTAAGGACACTGAATCTGAAAATATAGATGAAAAGGGtagtaaaaagaaaaggaaatctaAAAAAGGTGAAGATGCAAACCAAACTGAGACAGAAAACACTATTGAAATAATAGAAGAAAGCTCTACAAAAAAGATAAAGAAGTCCaaggaagaggaaaaagtTGAAACCGAATTAATTGAACAAAAGGAAGCACCGCCTGCCGCATCTGATGCCAATGAAAAACCATCAAAGAAGAAAAGGAAATCGAATAATTTTGAGGATCCCGTACCTGAACTGCAGATTCCTGAGCTTGCTGTCGCCGTGGAGGCGGTAGTCAATCATCACAAAGGAAGGAAGCACGGGAACAACGTAAGTGCTGACAATGAATCCTCCGGCGATAAAAGCGATCAGTCAGCGAATGAAGATCTGCCTAATGACCTCTTATCACTGGATGAGCTCAAAGAACAACTTAAATCATTCAATACTTACAAAATTTCTCAATTTTGTGCAGACAAATTCCAAATGTTCGACCTAAGTGCGTTTAAAAAGTCGACACTGACCGAGATCGTGGGCTATGGGATCAGCGAGAACATCGAGCTGGAGGTGTCTGAATCTAAGTACGATGAAAAGCGCATCCTTGATCTTTGGAGCAACAAATCCCTTCCGGAAGATAAGAAGCCCAAGCATAACATACGTTATCCGTGGAAGGTGAAACGCACTACTATTCGCGCGGTGAAGAAAAGAGTCGCATTTCAAGGAATTTAA
- the LOC108030258 gene encoding PIN2/TERF1-interacting telomerase inhibitor 1 isoform X2: protein MAMLAEPRRRKRYNLCPRGKALYEDENRFGTKMLEKMGWTKGNGLGAKQDGEKDFVRIRFKNDAEGLGFEARDDQWTTHEEGFNGLLKLLNGEENEANGKESEPEEEARPMGFGFKAEEPEEPSKKKLKENISGMSLEERSKQSRARVHYKKFTRGKDLSQYSEKDLANIFGKKATDDIDAPAPVVVEEPKEEKIVDPNFAGVQTVSTGLSVSDYFKQKMEAMKNRLKKGGENSSTKVQDDVVVQANGHDERLEEIPTETDVEPSKKKKKKKDKERTVEPPVAEEIKETAPKLKKKKKSKRSSEDETEQTETLCVETQLQNIDESNPSKRKKKKKDKRDENSGDATEGIEEPASKKKKSNEKQESAEDSTEAITHVEESVPKKMKKSKKTEPVDSEVILGDLSKDTESENIDEKGSKKKRKSKKGEDANQTETENTIEIIEESSTKKIKKSKEEEKVETELIEQKEAPPAASDANEKPSKKKRKSNNFEDPVPELQIPELAVAVEAVVNHHKGRKHGNNTNSKCST, encoded by the exons atggctATGCTGGCGGAGCCACGACGCCGCAAGCGGTACAATTTGTGTCCGCGCGGCAAGGCGCTCTATGAGG ATGAGAACCGCTTCGGTACCAAAATGCTGGAAAAGATGGGCTGGACGAAGGGCAATGGCCTGGGCGCCAAGCAGGATGGCGAAAAGGACTTCGTCCGCATTCGCTTCAAGAACGACGCCGAGGGATTGGGTTTCGAGGCGAGGGATGACCAATGGACCACTCATGAGGAGGGATTCAATGGACTACTGAAATTACTTAATGGCGAAGAAAATGAGGCCAATGGCAAGGAATCGGAACCCGAAGAGGAAGCCCGACCAATGGGATTTGGCTTCAAAGCCGAGGAACCGGAGGAGCCGTCGAAGAAGAAACTGAAGGAGAACATCAGTGGGATGTCGCTGGAGGAGAGGTCGAAACAAAGCAGGGCTCGAGTTCACTACAAGAAGTTCACGCGCGGCAAGGACCTGTCCCAGTACAGCGAAAAGGATTTGGCCAACATATTTGGCAAGAAGGCAACCGACGATATCGATGCTCCAGCGCCCGTGGTGGTTGAAGAGCCCAAGGAGGAAAAGATTGTAGATCCCAATTTCGCTGGCGTGCAAACCGTAAGCACGGGCCTTTCTGTCAGCGAttattttaagcaaaaaaTGGAGGCTATGAAAAACAGGCTAAAGAAAGGGGGTGAGAACAGTTCAACAAAGGTTCAAGACGATGTTGTGGTTCAGGCAAATGGCCACGATGAGAGGCTCGAGGAGATTCCAACAGAGACAGACGTAGAGCccagcaaaaaaaagaagaaaaagaaggaCAAGGAAAGGACTGTCGAGCCACCAGTTGCAGAAGAAATTAAGGAGACCGCTCCTAAactaaagaaaaagaagaaatctAAGCGATCGTCTGAAGATGAAACTGAGCAAACAGAGACCCTCTGCGTTGAAACACAACTACAAAATATCGACGAATCGAATCCCTCAAAacgaaagaaaaagaagaaggaTAAACGGGATGAAAATTCAGGGGATGCGACAGAAGGAATTGAAGAGCCTGCCTCAAAAAAGAAGAAGTCTAATGAAAAACAAGAATCTGCAGAAGATTCGACAGAAGCCATAACACACGTAGAAGAATCTGTCccaaaaaagatgaaaaagtCCAAGAAGACCGAGCCGGTGGATTCTGAAGTAATTTTGGGCGACTTGTCTAAGGACACTGAATCTGAAAATATAGATGAAAAGGGtagtaaaaagaaaaggaaatctaAAAAAGGTGAAGATGCAAACCAAACTGAGACAGAAAACACTATTGAAATAATAGAAGAAAGCTCTACAAAAAAGATAAAGAAGTCCaaggaagaggaaaaagtTGAAACCGAATTAATTGAACAAAAGGAAGCACCGCCTGCCGCATCTGATGCCAATGAAAAACCATCAAAGAAGAAAAGGAAATCGAATAATTTTGAGGATCCCGTACCTGAACTGCAGATTCCTGAGCTTGCTGTCGCCGTGGAGGCGGTAGTCAATCATCACAAAGGAAGGAAGCACGGGAACAAC ACAAATTCCAAATGTTCGACCTAA
- the LOC108029999 gene encoding kunitz-type serine protease inhibitor nigrescinin-2, with the protein MRGQLKAFGVGCAVLAVVLLVLARSSQAKPMDLYDDVSDFFDAISLDDVANTGRNTHPEQFCLMPARKGVCRALIPRWRYDPEQKKCVEFKFGGCDGNENNFASYKDCMSTCEGM; encoded by the coding sequence atgcgCGGACAATTGAAAGCATTTGGAGTGGGATGTGCGGTACTGGCAGTGGTGCTCCTTGTTCTGGCGCGAAGCAGCCAAGCGAAGCCCATGGACCTGTACGACGACGTGAGCGACTTCTTCGACGCCATCTCGCTGGACGATGTGGCCAACACCGGGCGCAACACCCATCCGGAGCAGTTCTGCCTGATGCCGGCGCGCAAGGGAGTCTGCCGTGCTCTGATCCCCCGATGGCGCTACGATCCGGAGCAGAAAAAGTGTGTGGAGTTCAAATTTGGCGGCTGCGACGGCAACGAGAACAACTTCGCCAGCTACAAGGACTGCATGTCCACCTGCGAAGGCATGTAA
- the LOC108030259 gene encoding DDB1- and CUL4-associated factor 11, with translation MGNQLGIQINSDDEDDFDSSDNELGFNVINFTVNAMDMELRTDYCNNDLPVIRSKPDLVKFQNTDMYKEIKASSGLVSNLDSRWNLVHALQQRENGIASPHSASFSNNQQRYISNLYIPNKKATRLMSLDSKVFVTKFNRTGSKLLVACQDGFVRIYDGAKGTYHLLNRIRARDVEWSIIDADFSPNGQHFVYSTWSRSFFIMPVNGGEDDCQWIDVNGLPNHRLAIFSLRYSPTGDKIIGGSNNATVIVTDIRTRTTQILRTHRMPGNDVNSVCFLHDKDPNVIIAGCDDGLLKVYDLRTSFRSRELSKTVASFIGHYDGVTYIDSRNDGYHVLSNSKDQSIKIWDMRQPSNMRNRSRSRQQQMDLHMWDYRWNRVPREFYNPHKALDGDTSIMTYRGHRVTKTLLRAKFSPMEQTGQRYIYTGCATGRIIIYDVLTGKIKEAIEGHRNVIRDLDWHPDRSEIVSGSWDTHVHLNNFSRSNANRPMKRSNSSEQDKRPLRRSRRLANRNVTPD, from the exons ATGGGGAATCAGTTGGGAATCCAGATAAATAGCGATGATGAAGATGACTTCGACTCCTCGGACAACGAGCTGGGCTTTAATGTGATTAACTTTACTGTCAATGCCATGGACATGGAGCTGCGCACTGACTATTGCAACAACGACCTGCCAGTAATTAGAAGCAAGCCCGATCTTGTCAAATTTCAG AACACTGATATGTACAAGGAGATCAAGGCCTCGAGTGGCCTGGTAAGCAATCTGGACAGTCGCTGGAATCTGGTGCACGCCCTCCAGCAGCGAGAAAATGGAATAGCCTCGCCCCACAGCGCATCTTTTTCTAACAACCAGCAGCGCTACATTTCCAATCTCTACATACCAAACAAGAAGGCCACGCGCCTGATGTCGCTGGACTCGAAAGTCTTTGTGACCAAGTTCAATCGCACGGGCAGCAAGCTACTGGTTGCCTGTCAAG ATGGCTTTGTGCGCATCTACGACGGCGCCAAAGGCACTTACCACCTGCTCAATCGCATCCGAGCCCGGGATGTCGAGTGGAGCATCATCGATGCGGACTTCAGCCCGAATGGCCAGCACTTTGTCTACAGCACCTGGTCCCGCTCAT TCTTCATCATGCCCGTGAATGGGGGTGAAGACGACTGCCAGTGGATCGATGTAAATGGGCTGCCCAACCATCGGTTGGCCATCTTCTCACTGCGCTACTCACCCACGGGCGACAAGATCatcggcggcagcaacaatgcCACGGTCATCGTGACCGATATCCGCACACGCACCACGCAGATCCTGCGCACCCACCGCATGCCCGGGAACGATGTGAACTCGGTGTGCTTCCTGCATGACAAGGACCCAAATGTGATAATCGCTGGCTGCGATGATGGCCTTCTCAAAGTCTATGACCTGCGCACATCTTTCCGCTCACGCGAGCTCTCCAAAACGGTGGCCTCCTTCATCGGTCACTACGATGGCGTCACCTACATCGACTCGCGCAATGACGGCTACCATGTGCTGTCCAATTCCAAAGACCAAAGCATCAAAATCTGGGACATGAGGCAGCCCAGCAATATGCGTAATCGCAGCCGCTCCAGACAGCAGCAGATGGACCTCCACATGTGGGATTATCGCTGGAACCGGGTGCCGCGAGAGT TTTATAATCCCCATAAGGCGTTGGATGGCGACACCAGCATTATGACTTATCGTGGTCACCGAGTTACCAAAACCCTGCTGCGAGCCAAGTTCTCGCCCATGGAGCAGACGGGACAGCGCTACATTTACACGGGCTGTGCCACAGGACGTATTATAA TTTACGATGTACTTACCGGTAAGATTAAAGAGGCTATTGAAGGACATAGGAATGTGATAAGAGACCTGGACTGGCATCCAGATCGCTCCGAAATTGTGTCTGGTTCG TGGGATACTCATGTTCATCTGAACAACTTCAGCCGCAGCAACGCCAATCGTCCGATGAAGCGATCTAATAGCTCGGAACAGGACAAGAGACCCCTGCGGCGATCACGCCGCCTAGCGAACCGCAATGTGACACCAGACTAG
- the LOC108030194 gene encoding WASH complex subunit 2, translating to MDISADVEQIIAQAPDWNFAGDCALLELMKRISQNLQERGEQTSRNLRDFETSVKQVDISLNNATNSLRSLQFGNQFVEYRVEEVDDADLAMPEEKKKPQPPPKSSEEMSKEFLENNLRMFRKNFEPVTIEVPDSDDEDAPVHSTTVFRAKNPYDAIPLPYIIGTKEWEDHKYAGLYDSKENSEDERSEEFSSSSSDEMESVPVKITKPANKPEEPHLSDSSSLASFAREPAIVSPVNKPAVQIAEPAVRTQPRPIISNQRNPHERDLFAALRQSPPSDDPPSTSSSPTSSPAFGNPSSRLPIASTASLSSSSSSPAQQPPRLFDEAVSTQAPKEAEVRPSQTKRMPVNLFNDDEFKSFMTEIVDKVQAKTGSNTVSSASTISVNEPPKERESLNKNTKSEAPKQVVEQSVSKRVNLFDDSPPLSPTPKAEPQFNKSKASGAIPKQNPATEVKNDQSKSLFDDSPSTSDFPKELPIKEPTKTITKSLFDDDLEDDDFLSSLKSKTKPSEQKPLSKATSSLFDDDDLDIDDIFIKPTAQPRKLSEKVAGKSSLFEDDDQDDVTDLFGSKKIKESYKESPPDILQEKKFEDSPPDISAYNKVEPPVDQKKPLFEDDDLFGTPKARHLNTSDNTGVEIEKERKQIEIKEESLKNVFGKNQPPEVAVNSSVPILRDSPPPIEIIQEKSVREKEDLPAPSIPKSTNLFNEDFSDDDSFLGPSKIKVKPISGSETKDFIKPTEENNLQVKENIAPVNPLKSSTKPTDLFKNDFSDDDSFLSDPKTKDNLEGATATNEIKIPAEHQLVSEIKPEELPQKLPQNKVDAITTNDEKVEVLPEVLSKPQTIPPVSESPPPDDESNQDPIITMVADVTNKSPKQISTPRKPADLAAAQQIMQNYSNLFSDEPPDDSEFFQTLGSSGLSSLSASKIFDSEQDFFEPALPQIPSATKPSPVTPGDQPSSSSDYGAIRLFSDIPPEDDITEGEETQKQEEVEKEELAPTTTRIHTIFYDDFSETARAGAVQPAPKLFSFDDEPPPADEPNRSRDTSLEIPTDEPDRSKDKSQELPTSPIKKLKMPNININVQALLPGSGGLPKVLRKQESSSSEREEPSSAAQISEPSPNSKENDIPSADGGLQHVNKSRARGPAKRRPSTRKARKENYAKSLLDAEEVITPSITDKDNSEATSVKAPITQSVKAEKLFPAPDLPLFNEPPELPEQLEKPPSSKFGGSFLDSPDEDDSFFNSVATHEVPYTKSVGGKQGSDPPKSYRSFLDSPDEDDLVFTPLENKRAAENKPSSFPQTFSKEPPADRQQLEKTPGVTKLGNSFLDSPDDDDSLFSPVKAAADLVAGSAFTSATAKSKDVSTKVATGPSKSPNTERAQAKPKSHGASKLFDDSDDDDDLFASAAVPSIQATNRTKLPTKPAATSLFSSDEDEPEVSSKIAPVKKLPVKTSKSLFSDDDDDDDLFGGGSKSKGSEPKRAKPVAQAVPKAPPSKAPTATAIIPSKSSSSDNPLADLLDSE from the exons ATGGATATAAGTGCGGATGTGGAGCAGATTATAGCCCAAGCTCCGGATTGGAACTTTGCGGGTGATTGCGCTCTCCTGGAGCTGATGAAACGCATTTCCCAG AATCTGCAGGAAAGGGGCGAACAAACCAGTCGCAATCTGAGGGACTTTGAGACGAGTGTGAAGCAGGTGGACATATCGCTGAACAATGCCACTAACAGCCTACGATCCCTGCAATTTGGCAATCAGTTTGTGGAGTATCGGGTGGAGGAGGTGGATGACGCCGATTTGGCCATGCCCGAAGAAAAGAAGAAG CCCCAGCCGCCGCCCAAGAGTTCAGAGGAAATGTCCAAGGAGTTTCTGGAAAACAACCTGCGAATGTTCCGCAAGAACTTTGAGCCGGTGACCATAGAAGTGCCCGACTCGGATGACGAGGATGCACCTGTGCACTCAAC AACCGTATTCCGGGCCAAGAACCCTTACGATGCTATACCCCTGCCCTATATTATTGGCACAAAGGAATGGGAGGATCACAAATACGCTGGCCTGTATGACAGCAAAGAAAATAGCGAGGATGAAAGGTCCGAGGAATTCTCTTCCAGTTCATCGGATGAGATGGAATCCGTGCCGGTGAAAATCACAAAGCCAGCGAACAAACCAGAAGAACCTCATCTGTCGGACTCCTCATCACTGGCATCGTTTGCCAGGGAACCGGCCATTGTGTCGCCAGTAAATAAGCCTGCTGTCCAGATCGCAGAACCTGCGGTCAGAACACAACCGCGTCCCATCATAAGTAACCAAAGAAATCCACATGAGAGGGACTTGTTTGCTGCCCTACGACAATCGCCTCCTAGCGATGATCCGCCATCCACTTCATCCTCGCCTACATCTTCGCCGGCTTTTGGGAATCCCTCTAGTCGTTTGCCAATTGCGTCCACGGCCTCGCTGAGCTCCAGTAGCAGTAGTCCTGCCCAACAGCCACCGAGGCTATTCGACGAAGCTGTGTCAACACAAGCTCCAAAGGAAGCTGAGGTCAGGCCAAGTCAAACTAAGCGCATGCCAGTAAATCTCTTTAACGATGATGAGTTCAAATCGTTCATGACCGAAATCGTTGACAAAGTGCAGGCCAAGACGGGCAGCAACACCGTTTCATCCGCTTCAACGATTTCAGTAAATGAACCACCCAAGGAGAGGGAAtcgttaaataaaaacacaaagtCTGAGGCACCAAAGCAGGTCGTTGAGCAATCAGTGTCGAAACGTGTAAATCTGTTTGACGACAGTCCTCCATTGAGTCCAACCCCAAAGGCGGAGCCTCAATTTAATAAGAGTAAAGCATCGGGTGCTATTCCAAAACAGAATCCCGCAACAGAGGTGAAAAATGATCAAAGCAAATCCCTCTTCGATGATTCTCCTTCAACGAGTGATTTTCCAAAGGAACTGCCTATTAAGGAGCCAACGAAAACGATAACAAAATCGCTCTTTGATGATGATTTGGAGGACGATGACTTCTTGAGCTCCCTCAAATCCAAAACAAAGCCATCAGAACAAAAACCGCTTTCAAAAGCAACCTCCTCTCTAttcgatgatgatgatttgGATATTgatgatatatttataaaaccaaCGGCTCAGCCAAGGAAGCTCTCTGAAAAAGTAGCTGGAAAGAGTAGTTTATTCGAGGACGATGACCAAGATGATGTCACTGATTTATTTGGCTCAAAAAAGATAAAAGAATCATACAAGGAGTCGCCTCCAGATATTTTGCAAGAGAAAAAGTTCGAGGATTCGCCTCCAGACATTTCAGCCTACAATAAAGTCGAGCCACCAGTAGATCAAAAGAAACCCCTATTCGAGGATGATGATTTGTTCGGAACACCAAAGGCTAGGCACCTAAATACTAGTGATAATACTGGTGTTGAAATAGAAAAAGAGAGAAAACAAATTGAGATTAAAGAGGAGTCTTTGAAAAACGTTTTTGGGAAAAATCAACCACCAGAAGTAGCAGTGAATTCTTCTGTACCCATTCTTAGAGATTCACCTCCCCCCATAGAAATTATACAAGAGAAATCTGTACGTGAAAAGGAGGATTTACCAGCACCTAGTATTCCCAAATCTACGAATTTGTTCAATGAAGATTTTAGCGATGATGATTCGTTCCTAGGCCCTTCAAAAATTAAGGTTAAGCCAATAAGTGGTAGCGAAActaaagattttattaaacCAACTGAAGAAAATAATTTGCAGGTTAAGGAAAACATAGCCCCAGTTAATCCACTTAAATCTTCTACTAAGCCaactgatttgtttaaaaacgATTTTAGCGATGATGATTCATTCTTGAGTGATCCCAAGACCAAGGATAACTTAGAAGGTGCTACAGCaactaatgaaattaaaataccaGCTGAACACCAGTTGGTGAGTGAGATTAAGCCAGAAGAGTTACCACAAAAACTGCCACAGAACAAAGTAGACGCAATAACGACGAACGATGAAAAAGTTGAGGTTTTGCCTGAAGTGCTGAGCAAACCTCAAACGATTCCTCCCGTTTCCGAGAGTCCGCCACCAGATGATGAAAGCAATCAAGATCCCATTATAACAATGGTGGCCGATGTCACTAATAAGTCACCAAAACAGATTTCAACCCCCAGGAAGCCTGCGGATCTGGCTGCTGCCCAGCAAATCATGCAGAATTACTCGAATCTCTTTTCCGACGAACCGCCGGACGACAGCGAGTTTTTTCAAACGCTCGGAAGCAGCGGTCTTAGCAGCCTAAGTGCGTCGAAAATCTTTGACAGCGAGCAGGATTTCTTTGAACCCGCCTTGCCCCAAATTCCAAGCGCGACCAAGCCATCGCCAGTGACGCCTGGAGATCAACCTTCTTCTTCATCCGACTATGGCGCCATACGTTTGTTTAGTGACATTCCACCCGAAGATGACATCACGGAAGGAGAAGAAACACAAAAGCAAGAGGAAGTTGAGAAAGAGGAGTTAGCACCAACCACAACACGAATACACACAATTTTCTACGATGACTTTAGCGAAACAGCAAGGGCAGGTGCTGTGCAACCAGCCCCCAAGCTTTTTAGTTTTGATGATGAGCCACCTCCAGCCGATGAACCAAATCGTAGTAGGGATACGAGTCTCGAGATACCCACTGATGAGCCGGATCGTAGTAAAGATAAGAGCCAGGAGCTACCCACTTCTCCAATTAAGAAACTGAAAATGcctaatattaatataaatgtgCAGGCACTGCTTCCTGGCTCAGGAGGTCTACCAAAGGTACTAAGGAAACAGGAGTCATCGAGTTCCGAAAGAGAAGAACCTTCAAGTGCAGCGCAGATTTCAGAGCCCTCCCCGAATTCCAAGGAAAACGATATACCTTCTGCAGACGGTGGCCTGCAGCATGTAAACAAATCTCGCGCTCGAGGACCTGCCAAAAGACGACCCTCAACCCGTAAGGCAAGAAAGGAAAATTACGCAAAAAGCTTGCTGGATGCTGAGGAAGTCATAACACCCTCGATAACAGATAAAGATAACTCTGAGGCTACTTCCGTCAAGGCTCCCATTACTCAGTCAGTAAAAGCTGAAAAGTTGTTTCCTGCTCCAGATCTTCCCCTCTTTAACGAGCCACCAGAGCTTCCGGAGCAGTTGGAAAAACCACCATCTTCGAAATTCGGTGGATCGTTTTTGGACAGCCCCGATGAAGATGATTCCTTTTTTAACTCTGTTGCGACACATGAAGTTCCTTATACAAAGTCAGTTGGAGGCAAGCAGGGATCTGATCCACCCAAGTCATATCGATCGTTTTTGGACAGTCCTGATGAAGATGATCTTGTATTCACTCCGCTAGAAAATAAGAGGGCTGCTGAAAATAAGCCTTCCTCCTTTCCACAAACATTTTCCAAAGAGCCACCAGCAGATCGGCAGCAGTTAGAGAAGACGCCGGGAGTAACCAAGTTAGGCAACTCTTTTCTGGACAGtcccgatgatgatgattcgCTGTTTAGTCCAGTCAAAGCAGCGGCGGATCTTGTTGCTGGTAGTGCTTTTACCAGTGCTACAGCAAAGAGTAAGGATGTTTCTACAAAAGTGGCAACTGGTCCTTCTAAATCCCCGAACACAGAAAGAGCGCAAGCTAAGCCGAAGTCACACGGTGCATCGAAACTGTTTGATGACagtgacgatgatgatgacctGTTTGCCAGTGCAGCTGTGCCCAGTATCCAAGCTACCAACAGGACTAAGCTGCCCACCAAACCAGCGGCGACTTCTCTCTTCAGCAGCGATGAAGACGAGCCCGAGGTGTCAAGCAAGATTGCTCCTGTAAAGAAGTTGCCCGTAAAGACAAGCAAAAGCCTTTTtagcgacgacgacgatgacgatgacCTTTTCGGCGGAGGCTCGAAGTCCAAGGGCAGTGAACCCAAAAGGGCTAAACCAGTGGCCCAGGCTGTGCCCAAAGCTCCTCCCAGTAAAGCACCAACGGCGACTGCAATCATTCCCTCTAAGTCTAGCTCCAGCGATAATCCATTGGCCGATCTGCTCGATTCCGAGTAA